One stretch of Halobacillus litoralis DNA includes these proteins:
- a CDS encoding metallophosphoesterase, translating into MIGALIIVLLGGLIVLGYMYFLSENDHLQEKQLPCKGLDAYQRVQLLFISDIHNRILNEATFKKINTVDIVVIGGDFVDKRTSYERFMHNLSILKQWGAPVYFVPGNNDHEWKYGSFLDDLIKEEVTPLSNEDEYVELPNGTAVVLSALDPYFMKPNRNASYLEDQNCLQILCVHDPYVFKRMNQGSKERFDMVLSGHTHGGQIRLLGFGPYERGGWQINENQSFLVSEGYGTSLLPLRLGTQAECHWIELTPKN; encoded by the coding sequence ATGATAGGGGCGCTGATCATTGTCCTGTTAGGTGGACTCATCGTGTTGGGTTATATGTATTTTTTGTCAGAGAACGATCATTTACAAGAAAAGCAATTGCCCTGTAAAGGTTTGGATGCGTATCAAAGGGTACAACTACTATTCATAAGTGATATACATAATCGAATATTAAATGAAGCGACGTTCAAAAAAATAAACACCGTCGATATTGTAGTGATCGGTGGGGATTTTGTAGATAAACGGACATCTTATGAACGTTTCATGCACAACCTATCCATATTAAAACAATGGGGCGCACCGGTTTATTTCGTTCCAGGTAATAACGATCATGAGTGGAAATATGGATCATTCTTGGATGACTTGATTAAAGAAGAAGTCACCCCCCTTTCAAATGAGGATGAGTATGTAGAGTTACCAAACGGAACGGCCGTTGTATTGAGTGCTCTAGATCCCTATTTCATGAAACCTAACCGAAATGCTTCTTACTTAGAGGATCAAAATTGTTTGCAGATCCTTTGCGTACATGACCCTTATGTATTTAAACGAATGAACCAAGGGTCCAAGGAAAGGTTTGATATGGTTTTGAGTGGACACACACATGGGGGACAAATCCGGTTGTTAGGCTTCGGACCTTATGAACGGGGCGGGTGGCAGATCAATGAAAACCAATCTTTTCTCGTAAGTGAGGGATATGGAACATCCTTATTGCCACTACGTCTAGGAACACAAGCAGAATGCCACTGGATTGAATTAACCCCCAAAAATTAA
- a CDS encoding MerR family transcriptional regulator, which yields MATTKAKYNIKAVSQLLGIQPGTLRAWERRYKMIRPSRNEAGHRLYTDDHVRILKWLMEKVNKGFTISQAVSLLESNEDALSKPDHSEHKNELDKIGDDLLNSLLSFNENDAQRHLDHAFSLFTPETVAIDIIGPILVKVGDLWEENRITSAHEHFASQFIRSRIGMMLLSIPVDGMLPKALLVCGPNERHELGLLIFALFLKRKGYDVIYLGQSIAGGDIDIVIDEIEPMYMFMSCTLKKNIPITVRLAESLQKQYPDLKIGLGGYAYDRLSELDKKRIQPFIVGNSKKAWERWLQAT from the coding sequence ATGGCGACAACGAAAGCAAAATACAACATTAAAGCTGTGTCACAGTTATTGGGAATTCAGCCGGGTACGCTCCGTGCCTGGGAAAGAAGATATAAAATGATTCGCCCATCAAGAAATGAGGCTGGCCATCGTCTCTACACCGATGATCATGTCCGAATTTTAAAATGGCTAATGGAAAAAGTGAACAAGGGATTTACTATATCGCAGGCTGTATCTTTGTTAGAAAGTAACGAAGATGCGCTGTCGAAACCGGATCACTCTGAACACAAAAATGAGCTGGATAAAATTGGAGATGATCTGCTTAACAGCCTGCTCTCATTCAATGAGAACGATGCTCAGCGTCATCTGGATCATGCGTTTAGTTTATTTACACCAGAAACAGTTGCTATTGATATTATTGGTCCTATTCTTGTAAAAGTCGGTGATTTATGGGAGGAAAACCGGATCACGAGTGCTCATGAGCATTTTGCCAGCCAATTTATTCGTTCAAGGATAGGTATGATGCTGTTGTCTATTCCAGTGGATGGAATGCTGCCAAAAGCTCTGCTTGTGTGTGGCCCTAATGAACGGCATGAATTAGGGCTGCTCATCTTTGCTCTGTTCTTGAAACGTAAAGGATATGACGTCATTTATCTCGGCCAAAGTATCGCTGGTGGAGATATAGATATTGTCATTGATGAGATTGAACCGATGTACATGTTTATGTCCTGTACGCTCAAAAAAAATATTCCCATTACGGTAAGGCTCGCAGAATCGTTACAAAAACAATACCCTGACTTGAAAATTGGTCTTGGTGGATATGCTTATGACCGCCTTTCTGAGCTCGATAAAAAACGTATCCAGCCATTTATTGTAGGGAATTCAAAAAAAGCATGGGAACGTTGGTTACAAGCGACCTAG
- a CDS encoding genetic competence negative regulator — MRVERMTNEKFKIFLTFDDLMDRGLSREELWSDLPRVHRIFSDMMYDAGIELGVELSGVLLVQVYLLQAQGMLVVVTKTEPADIEDDEDYIEMKVTLDESKEMMFSFEDFEHVIRAGHQLYQLDVTGGSVFFYHESYYMLLEDEDIFHLDQDQVIALMSEFASATAATSHRLIEYGKQIMDKDACRTIYKHFS; from the coding sequence GTGCGAGTGGAAAGAATGACAAATGAGAAATTTAAGATTTTCCTTACGTTTGATGATCTGATGGATCGGGGATTGTCTCGTGAGGAGCTTTGGAGTGATTTACCTAGAGTGCATCGCATTTTCAGCGATATGATGTATGATGCAGGCATAGAACTAGGTGTGGAACTGTCAGGTGTCCTGTTGGTGCAGGTATATCTCCTGCAAGCGCAAGGCATGTTAGTCGTCGTAACGAAAACAGAGCCCGCCGATATAGAAGACGATGAAGATTACATTGAAATGAAGGTCACTTTGGATGAAAGTAAAGAAATGATGTTCTCCTTTGAAGACTTCGAACATGTCATCCGAGCAGGGCACCAACTTTATCAGCTGGATGTAACCGGGGGCAGTGTTTTCTTTTATCATGAATCCTATTATATGCTTCTTGAAGATGAAGATATCTTTCATTTAGATCAAGATCAAGTCATTGCGTTAATGTCTGAGTTCGCTTCCGCTACAGCAGCAACATCGCACCGCTTGATTGAATATGGAAAACAAATCATGGACAAAGATGCATGTCGAACCATCTATAAACATTTTTCATAA
- a CDS encoding D-alanine--D-alanine ligase: MKIAVLYGGTSGEREVSLSTGKGIIKALENKGHDVTPIDFSPEKMEEVLKLDVDLVFIGLHGRFGEDGKIQGLLDMLGIPYVGSGVLASALAMDKAKSKQIFSLNGLHTAKSEVFDVTDHGQFSVIEDEIKQTFTLPFVIKPNQEGSTLGLTIVKKEQDIRQAIEMAAHSDSMILVEDYVKGREVTVPVMGYKGKEQALPVIEIIPKNDYYDFDSKYKPGGSEHIVPAQVSEKLTAQLQQDAVLAHQLLGCDVYSRVDFIINENEEPVILEVNTLPGMTPTSLFPDSAQAIGLSYDDLIQKFVELS; encoded by the coding sequence ATGAAGATTGCGGTTTTATATGGTGGTACATCAGGGGAACGAGAAGTTTCTCTCTCAACTGGAAAGGGAATCATTAAAGCATTGGAGAACAAGGGACACGATGTTACGCCGATCGACTTTTCTCCTGAAAAAATGGAAGAAGTACTGAAGTTGGATGTGGACTTGGTTTTCATCGGGCTGCATGGACGTTTTGGTGAAGACGGAAAGATTCAGGGGCTTTTAGATATGCTCGGCATACCTTATGTCGGTTCAGGAGTTTTAGCTTCAGCCCTGGCCATGGACAAAGCTAAATCCAAGCAAATCTTTTCCTTGAATGGTTTACACACAGCGAAAAGTGAAGTGTTTGATGTTACAGACCACGGTCAATTCTCCGTGATTGAAGATGAAATCAAACAGACGTTCACTCTCCCATTCGTCATAAAACCGAATCAAGAAGGTTCTACTTTAGGTTTAACTATCGTCAAAAAGGAACAGGATATACGCCAGGCGATCGAAATGGCTGCACATTCTGACTCTATGATTCTAGTTGAAGATTACGTTAAAGGCAGAGAAGTAACCGTACCTGTAATGGGGTATAAAGGAAAAGAACAGGCTCTTCCTGTAATAGAGATCATTCCTAAGAATGATTATTATGATTTTGATTCAAAATATAAACCAGGAGGCAGTGAACATATCGTACCGGCCCAAGTGAGTGAAAAGTTGACAGCTCAACTGCAACAAGACGCCGTCTTGGCTCATCAGCTGCTTGGTTGTGATGTTTATTCGCGTGTTGACTTCATTATTAATGAGAATGAAGAACCGGTCATTTTAGAAGTGAATACCTTGCCGGGAATGACACCAACGAGCCTTTTCCCTGATTCTGCTCAGGCAATCGGCTTAAGTTATGACGACCTTATCCAAAAATTCGTAGAGCTATCGTAA
- a CDS encoding Glu/Leu/Phe/Val family dehydrogenase, whose product MVADKPTDSANQNNDKLDVLKSTQTVVKKALDKLGYPNEVYELMKEPVRMMTVRIPVRMDNDQIKIFTGYRAQHNDAVGPTKGGVRFHPNVSEKEVKALSIWMSLKAGIVDLPYGGGKGGIVCDPREMSFRELEGVSRGYVRAISQIVGPTKDIPAPDVFTNSQIMAWMMDEYSRIDEFNNPGFITGKPLVLGGSHGRETATAKGVTICIEEAAKKKGINVEGARVVVRGFGNAGSFMAKFMHDRGAKVIGISDAYGGLHDPDGLDIDYLLDRRDSFGTVTNLFKNTISNEQLLELDCDILVPAAIENQITEDNAHNIKATIVVEAANGPTTLDATRILSERGILLVPDVLASSGGVTVSYFEWVQNNQGYYWTEEEVEEKLHKVIVKGFDNVYRTAETRRVDMRLAAYMVGVRKMAEASRFRGWI is encoded by the coding sequence ATGGTAGCCGATAAGCCAACAGATTCTGCAAACCAAAATAACGATAAACTTGATGTGTTAAAGTCCACTCAGACGGTGGTTAAAAAAGCACTAGATAAATTAGGTTATCCTAATGAAGTATATGAGTTGATGAAAGAACCTGTAAGAATGATGACGGTAAGAATTCCTGTTCGTATGGATAATGATCAGATTAAGATCTTCACAGGCTATCGTGCCCAGCATAATGATGCGGTTGGTCCAACTAAAGGAGGCGTCCGTTTCCACCCGAACGTTTCTGAAAAAGAAGTAAAAGCGCTCTCTATTTGGATGAGTCTCAAAGCAGGAATCGTTGATCTTCCCTATGGAGGAGGTAAAGGGGGAATCGTATGTGATCCACGCGAAATGTCCTTCCGTGAACTTGAAGGAGTCAGTCGTGGGTATGTGCGTGCCATCAGTCAGATTGTAGGCCCTACAAAAGACATTCCTGCACCAGACGTGTTTACTAACTCTCAAATTATGGCTTGGATGATGGATGAATACAGCCGGATTGACGAATTCAACAATCCTGGATTCATCACAGGGAAGCCCCTGGTTCTTGGTGGTTCACATGGCCGTGAAACAGCCACAGCCAAAGGTGTGACCATATGTATAGAAGAAGCGGCCAAGAAAAAAGGAATCAACGTAGAAGGGGCAAGAGTCGTGGTCCGGGGCTTCGGTAATGCAGGAAGTTTCATGGCGAAATTCATGCATGACCGCGGGGCGAAAGTGATAGGGATTTCAGACGCCTACGGTGGACTTCACGATCCAGATGGACTGGATATTGACTACTTATTAGATCGCCGTGACAGCTTTGGTACAGTCACAAATCTATTCAAAAATACCATTTCAAATGAACAGTTATTGGAGCTTGATTGTGACATTCTCGTACCCGCAGCGATCGAGAATCAGATTACGGAAGATAATGCCCATAACATAAAAGCAACCATCGTTGTAGAAGCAGCCAATGGTCCTACGACATTGGATGCCACAAGAATCCTTTCTGAACGTGGAATTCTACTTGTCCCTGACGTGTTAGCTTCCTCAGGCGGAGTGACTGTATCCTATTTCGAATGGGTCCAAAACAACCAGGGATATTATTGGACAGAAGAAGAAGTGGAAGAAAAGCTTCATAAAGTCATTGTTAAAGGCTTTGATAACGTTTATCGTACGGCTGAGACGCGTCGTGTAGATATGCGACTTGCCGCTTATATGGTCGGGGTTAGAAAAATGGCGGAAGCTTCGAGATTCCGTGGATGGATCTAA
- a CDS encoding YpdA family putative bacillithiol disulfide reductase, whose amino-acid sequence MQEEKVIIIGGGPCGMSAAIELQKEGIEPLIIEKGNIVNSIYHYPTHQTFFSSSEKLEIGNIPFITERQKPVRNEALAYYRAVAGRENLRVNTYEKVTEVERNEDGFIIHSETRDGQGKSYRASQIIIATGYYDQPNYMNVKGEELPKVKHYFKEGHPYYKKNVVIVGGKNSAADAALELEKSGAHITVLYRGEDYSKSIKPWILPQFEALVRKGIIDMEFCANVKEITKDEVVYECHGEVKRIENDFVFAMTGYRPDHDFLTKMGVEMDEDTGRPSFDEDTMETNVEGIYIAGVIAAGYNNNEIFIENGRHHGGKIAKAVTTK is encoded by the coding sequence GTGCAAGAAGAAAAAGTCATTATCATCGGTGGTGGACCATGCGGAATGAGTGCAGCCATCGAATTGCAAAAAGAAGGAATAGAACCACTCATTATAGAAAAAGGAAACATCGTCAATTCAATTTATCACTATCCTACACACCAGACGTTTTTCAGTTCGAGTGAAAAGTTAGAGATAGGGAACATCCCCTTCATTACAGAGCGCCAAAAGCCAGTACGCAATGAAGCATTGGCCTATTACAGAGCAGTCGCAGGAAGAGAAAACCTCCGAGTGAATACGTATGAAAAAGTAACGGAGGTAGAACGCAATGAGGATGGGTTCATCATCCATTCAGAAACAAGAGACGGACAAGGAAAGAGTTACCGTGCGAGCCAAATCATTATTGCTACTGGGTATTACGATCAACCGAACTATATGAATGTTAAAGGTGAAGAGTTACCGAAAGTGAAGCACTATTTTAAAGAAGGGCATCCGTATTACAAGAAAAACGTTGTAATTGTTGGGGGCAAGAATTCCGCAGCCGATGCGGCGTTGGAATTAGAAAAATCAGGAGCTCACATTACCGTTCTTTACCGTGGTGAAGATTACTCGAAAAGTATAAAGCCATGGATTCTCCCACAATTCGAAGCATTGGTCAGAAAAGGCATCATAGACATGGAATTTTGTGCGAACGTTAAAGAAATTACCAAAGATGAAGTTGTCTATGAATGTCATGGCGAGGTAAAGAGAATTGAAAATGATTTCGTGTTTGCTATGACTGGATACCGTCCTGATCATGACTTTCTCACTAAAATGGGAGTAGAAATGGATGAAGATACAGGTAGACCTTCATTTGATGAGGATACAATGGAGACGAATGTCGAGGGGATTTATATCGCAGGTGTAATCGCAGCTGGATATAACAACAATGAAATCTTTATTGAAAATGGTCGTCATCATGGAGGGAAAATAGCAAAAGCCGTTACAACTAAATAA
- a CDS encoding asparaginase: MKRILVIHTGGTISMKENKETGEVNTSSKHPLDEISTMLKGNTVIEDEILFYLPSPHIRPDHMLKLGRSIHEKMSRKNYDGIVITHGTDTLEETAYFLDLFLQTRKPVVVTGAMRSSNEIGSDGLYNLLSAIRVANCDEAQDKGVLVVMNDEIHTAKNVTKTSTSNVATFQSPQYGPVGITTKTEVFFHHKMTRRDSYPIQDIGKQVALIKAYAGMDGTLIDAVRESQVDGLVIEALGQGNLPPETVDALQRTLGDAIPIVLVSRCYQGIVQDTYGYPGGGRQLKEMGIIFANGLTGPKARIKLMVALEMTTNMTELEHMFS, from the coding sequence ATGAAGCGTATACTAGTCATCCACACGGGTGGCACAATATCTATGAAGGAAAACAAAGAGACAGGTGAAGTGAACACGTCATCCAAGCATCCTTTGGATGAGATCTCCACCATGCTGAAAGGGAACACGGTCATAGAAGACGAAATTTTGTTCTACCTCCCTTCCCCGCATATCCGACCGGATCACATGCTGAAACTCGGGCGGTCCATCCATGAGAAAATGTCCAGAAAAAATTATGACGGCATCGTGATCACTCATGGTACAGATACGTTAGAAGAAACCGCATATTTCTTGGATCTGTTTTTGCAGACGAGAAAACCCGTAGTCGTCACCGGCGCTATGCGTTCAAGTAATGAAATTGGATCAGATGGTCTGTATAACTTATTAAGCGCGATCAGGGTAGCCAATTGTGACGAAGCGCAGGACAAAGGTGTACTTGTTGTCATGAATGATGAAATTCATACAGCTAAGAACGTAACTAAAACAAGTACGAGTAATGTAGCGACATTCCAAAGCCCCCAATATGGTCCAGTTGGGATTACTACAAAAACGGAAGTCTTTTTCCATCATAAAATGACACGTCGTGATTCTTATCCTATTCAAGATATAGGAAAGCAAGTGGCACTCATCAAAGCTTACGCAGGCATGGATGGGACTTTGATTGATGCCGTTCGGGAAAGCCAAGTGGATGGACTTGTCATCGAGGCTTTAGGACAAGGGAATCTACCACCAGAAACGGTTGATGCTTTACAGCGTACTCTTGGTGATGCCATTCCTATTGTGCTGGTCTCGCGATGCTATCAAGGAATTGTCCAGGATACATACGGTTATCCAGGTGGTGGTCGTCAGCTGAAAGAAATGGGAATTATTTTTGCGAATGGTCTTACTGGTCCAAAAGCTCGCATTAAACTGATGGTCGCACTTGAAATGACCACAAACATGACGGAACTGGAACATATGTTCAGCTGA
- the prsW gene encoding glutamic-type intramembrane protease PrsW: MAILTAAISPAVAIMTFIYLSKRIELEPLPLIIRMFIIGVIMVFPIMFIQYAFETENVFHSSFLKSFFLAGLLEEFFKWFFLLFVAYRHSDFDHHYDGIIYGVAISLGFATIENIIYIFQNGIEIAILRAVFPVSSHALFGIIMGFYMGKAKFRTKRSNWCLALGLAIPVGLHVMYDYIITVKEMTWMYWITPFMIILWLIGFRKIKIANQHHEKLLKP; the protein is encoded by the coding sequence ATGGCCATTTTGACTGCCGCTATATCTCCTGCCGTGGCCATCATGACATTTATATACTTAAGTAAACGGATCGAATTAGAACCCCTTCCGTTAATTATCCGTATGTTCATCATAGGCGTAATCATGGTTTTTCCTATCATGTTCATTCAATATGCTTTCGAAACTGAAAACGTATTTCATTCCTCATTCCTGAAATCTTTTTTCCTCGCTGGATTGCTTGAAGAATTCTTCAAATGGTTCTTTTTGTTATTCGTGGCGTATCGTCACTCTGATTTTGATCATCATTATGATGGGATCATATACGGGGTGGCCATCAGTTTAGGATTTGCAACGATAGAGAACATCATCTATATCTTTCAAAACGGAATTGAAATTGCCATATTACGTGCTGTTTTTCCAGTTTCATCACACGCCCTTTTTGGTATCATAATGGGATTTTACATGGGAAAAGCCAAGTTCAGAACGAAACGTTCGAACTGGTGTCTAGCGTTAGGTCTGGCTATTCCCGTCGGATTACACGTCATGTATGACTATATAATTACCGTGAAAGAAATGACATGGATGTACTGGATTACCCCTTTTATGATTATTTTGTGGCTTATCGGGTTTCGTAAGATCAAAATAGCGAATCAGCATCATGAAAAATTATTAAAACCATGA